From Populus alba chromosome 16, ASM523922v2, whole genome shotgun sequence:
ATGTTTTCCTGCGATTCACCATCACAGCTGCTGAAGAACTTGGACTCCCAATTGTGATGCTTGTCACCATGTCTGCATGTGGATATATGGGATTCAAGCAGCTTCATGACCTCAGGGAGAAGGGCTTCCTTCCACTTAAAGGTACTAATCTTGTTGTAGAGGTCACAGGGCATGTGGTTGATCATGAGGcctttttattgatttagattGCCTgcttattaattataatcaagaAAATTCTTGTTTGGACACAACTATGATTGTCTGATGATTCTATCCAATAATTGCTCAGCATGATCTAACTTTAACGCACTGTGTTTTTACAGATGAAAGTTATCTAACAAATGGttatcttgaaaatacaatTATAGAAGGAATCCCTGGTATGAAACCGCTCCAACTTAAAGATTTTCCGTATACTCGAACAATAGATCCAGATGACATTTTGTTCAACTTTGCAATGCGAGCTGCTGAGGCTTCTGTTAAGGCTCATGCAATTGCTATTCATACTTTTGATGCATTGGAGCAAGATGTTTTGGATGGCCTTTCCACTATATTTCCTCGTGTGTATTCCATCGGTCCACTTCAGTTGCTTCTCAATCAAATTCAACGAGATGGTTTGAGCTCTATTGGATACAATCTATGGAAAGAAGATAGTGAATGCCTTCAGTGGCTAGATACCAAGGAGCCCAAGTCAGTTGTCTATGTGAACTTTGGAAGCATAGCAGTGATGACAGCAGAGCAGCTGGTTGAGTTTGCCATGGGACTAGCTAATAGCGAGATCTCGTTCTTGTGGATTATAAGGCCAGATTTGGTTACCGGTGAGTCGGCGATTTTGCCAGCTGAGTTTCAAGTGGATACTCAGAATCGTGGTTTTGTGACTAGTTGGTGTCCACAAGAGGAAGTTCTGAACCATCCATCAGTTGTGGGATTTCTAACTCATACTGGTTGGAATTCGATTATTGAAAGCTTGTGTGCTGGAGTGCCAGTGATATGTTGGCCTTTATTCGCTGATCAACCAATAAATTGTAGCTATGCTTGCATTGAATGGGGAGTTGGCATGGAGATTGATAACAATGTCAGGAGGGAAGAAGTGGAGAAGCTAATCAGGAACTTGATGGGAGGCGAAGAGTGTAAGAAAATGAGGGAAAAGGCCAAACACTGGAGGAAGGTGGCGGAAGAGGCTACTGTCCCTAATGGTTCATCATCCATTAATTTAGACAGGTTCATCAATGAAATGTTCCAATCAAACATCACTTTGTAACCTCTGATCATTCAAAAGAGGAAATACTTCTGTTGTAATCCAGAAATCAATTTATCACCGCCTCCTATTCTTTGAGCTTCTCAGAAGCCTCCAGCTAAATATTCAGGcattcttgaatttttcaacACGTACCATTCTTGAATTTTGCAGAAGGTTCCgaataatatatttgtttttgggtttttgaaaaattttgaaattttttatttctttataaagaCCGTCGCCGTCATATAAAACGATATCCACCGGTCAACtaaaggaaaaagaataaagatagtTTTCATTTGCAACAAGTGGGGGACATAAAACAAAGTACAGTGGAGTGTGTGTTATGAGAAAGAGTGCGAGTAATATTACTCAAAAGAGTGTCTATAGTGTATGGCTTATATACACGTCAGCTGGTGTTCTAATGGCTTATATTACGACAATTAATTGTTCTCCTCGTCCAATGTTGGATTCGAGTTTTGCCCTAGCTAGGTGGGGTTTGTGCTTAACCTAAGATTTGTTTCAAAGTCAAGTGTTGTGTGATCCAAGCATTGTGTTTTGAGTGCCATATCTTGATCCATCATGTCAAAAGGGAAAAGATTGAGAAGCTTGTCTCTAGGATTTTCCATTTTCTCGAAGAAGAGATCCTGATGAATTTGGACTAAACTTCTCCATGGAAGGTGCTGAGAATGCTATTAAAGCTAGTGCAATGCTGATGAATTTCACCGCATGACTTCAAAATGAATGCATGTCAATTCaaggttttagttttaaattgattCACACCAAGCTAGTTACCTTTACGTGAGGGTACCATTCAGGAGTGAACAGAGGTGATGCCAATGTGAGAGGTTCCATTCCCAAACTGTATCATCCTAGAAAATGGCAGTGAGGTGATGATACCTCCCTTGCTTCTGTTATGAAGATGAACGAGTATAATCACATTACCACGGCACATTGCTAAATATTCAAAACCATCTGTAAAGCTGCACCAACGAAATGAAACAGATATTTCTTTCTGTTGCCTTAAAACTATCTATGGAGGCAAGAACTTGTAAGCAATGTACATatcaagataatttaattaCACGCATCGTGTCGCTACTTCAAACACGGCATGTCTTGGAAAGATAATCACATCCTTCATACACTTCTAGCCCTGTCTCGCTTAGTTGATCTTCCTTAAAGCAAGCACATCGCTTGCTCATCTTCCCAGTCAATGCAATTTCTAGTGGTCTCTGCACTAACCTTGGGAAGCCATCATCACACCAGACCTGCCCAAAGCTGAAAGTGAAACTACTGAAAAGTATACGAACAGAGAAAATAGATATCCATCCTAATCATGAGAATATACCTCTCCACCCTCTCCCTGGCTCCACCTCGAATTGCAACCAGGCTGTTTGGCctcctcttttttctgtttctcCAGAAGCTGGGTGCCTCTTGCAGCCTTTGCTTCAACTCCCTTCAAAGATTTGGTAGGATTTCCTTCACTATCATAATAGCGACCAACCAGTTTACCAACAAACCTGGCATTCAGGATTTGTGATTGCAACCACCAAGTCAATATCAAGAGTTGTACTTGTTCAGTGAATATTTGATTTCTGTACCAATTTTATCTCTCTTGTTTTACTGATGAAACCAATGTTCCGGACATAATCTTAGAGAATTTCACAATTCAATATAGATGATTAGAGTTATTTAGAActgaatgaaaagaaaagatattaaattcatAAGAGCTCCATAGTATcggatttttctttttgctccTTCATACTAAGCTCAAAGGACATAATATGGACAATGTGCAACTCACGTGTAGCTTCTGAAGTAGAATTCTCGCCATTCAACAATACTCTTCACCTACAGATGCGGCAATAATTGAATCATATAGCATAGAACTTTTAGCAATATACCAACATTAGCATGGAGCAGGTATGAAAAGTTTAACAAATTGATCCATAATACAGAAATGAAGTTGGATGTTtaccttattttctttttgacaCTTTTTGACAAATAACCATTGTGTTAAGagagtttaaaaagaaaacgacTCTTAAAATGACATGGAAGCTGTAAACAGAAAATGAAGGATGATGCACAGGCATGGCATGGCAGTCATCCTTTAACTGTGCCCAAACTAATGACTATGTCCAATATGTTCATTAATAACTAAATTTTTCCAAGATGAACTGTATGCTTTGAACTACCTTTCTATATGCTATAAATAATGCAACAACAAGGTGGAGTTGTTTTTTGACATAGAAAATGGTCAAAGTAGGGCTATGCCACACAGACTTGCAGTGCTTATACACAAACATTCCTCAATCTGAAGGAAAGGGAACATGACAGGGATTACCTCAGTACTCGATAAATCACGCAATGAGTCTGTGAGTCCATCTCCTGCATAAAATGGGAAGAGGAGATAAATATACTTGCAAAGGCAAATCATTTTCAGGGACAAGGGCAAATTAGTAGGGAAGGGAAAAGTCAGCTGGACTTCTGATGGGATACGACTGACAGACTTATGGATTGTTGTTTAAAATATGACGGGAATCTAGATGAGTGCTTAGTTACTGAGACCTGAGAACCTATTCATAGGACTtgtttcaacaacaacaaactaATATCATTAGGAATGGTTGTGATTAGTTAGTTGGTAGCTGGAAGTTGAGGAATCATGGGTTTTAAAGGTGAAAGCATAAGAAGGAGAGGCCTGTTTAATTTAATCATCCATACAAACatcaaaaattatattgttgaagcccagataaaaaaaaaaaaaatatatattatatatatatgataatagGAGACAGGTTTTACCTGTAAAGTTTCCTGAAACAAATGCACGAGAAGCATCTCTAAGTTCATCAAGAATGAGAAAGTAGTCAGCTGCagtattaaattcatttttaaccaaacagaGAACAGGAGAGAGAACAACTGATTGGGTCTTACATAGATCAATGGGCCAGCCACAGACCAAAGAATCAttagaataatttaaattggTAAGTTGAGGGCGGAGACTATGAAGTGTTTTAAGTATTTGCTGAGCTTGGGAATCAAAGAACACAAACAAGCTTAGGTTCACAAAAACTAAATACAATGCTCTTGATGTCGATGGAAGTTAAACTGCATGAGCAGAAGAATCAGTAGGctgtaggaaaaaaatatagatatccAGGTTTGACTCCATCAAAACTTGTGCAGCTTGCATGTACTCTATAAGTGAACATGACCAG
This genomic window contains:
- the LOC118033136 gene encoding membrane-associated progesterone-binding protein 4 isoform X1, which produces MATVIIKRLAKSPFVLITVLVTLAAFSFTPRFPFKSFSNSRQQQVQRLFTAEELALYNGTDDTLPILLGILGSVFDVTKGKSHYGVGGGYHHFSGRDASRAFVSGNFTGDGLTDSLRDLSSTEVKSIVEWREFYFRSYTFVGKLVGRYYDSEGNPTKSLKGVEAKAARGTQLLEKQKKEEAKQPGCNSRWSQGEGGEVWCDDGFPRLVQRPLEIALTGKMSKRCACFKEDQLSETGLEVYEGCDYLSKTCRV
- the LOC118033136 gene encoding membrane-associated progesterone-binding protein 4 isoform X2, whose product is MATVIIKRLAKSPFVLITVLVTLAAFSFTPRFPFKSFSNSRQQQRLFTAEELALYNGTDDTLPILLGILGSVFDVTKGKSHYGVGGGYHHFSGRDASRAFVSGNFTGDGLTDSLRDLSSTEVKSIVEWREFYFRSYTFVGKLVGRYYDSEGNPTKSLKGVEAKAARGTQLLEKQKKEEAKQPGCNSRWSQGEGGEVWCDDGFPRLVQRPLEIALTGKMSKRCACFKEDQLSETGLEVYEGCDYLSKTCRV
- the LOC118033124 gene encoding 7-deoxyloganetin glucosyltransferase-like, with the translated sequence MGSKPEANYMPHMVLIPSPFQSHIKTMLKLAKLLHSKGFHITFVNTEFNHQRFLKSRGPDALDGLPHFKFETIPDGLPPSNIDASRENIPLVMAVENNMLAPLKVLLAKIDNPPITCLVSDVFLRFTITAAEELGLPIVMLVTMSACGYMGFKQLHDLREKGFLPLKDESYLTNGYLENTIIEGIPGMKPLQLKDFPYTRTIDPDDILFNFAMRAAEASVKAHAIAIHTFDALEQDVLDGLSTIFPRVYSIGPLQLLLNQIQRDGLSSIGYNLWKEDSECLQWLDTKEPKSVVYVNFGSIAVMTAEQLVEFAMGLANSEISFLWIIRPDLVTGESAILPAEFQVDTQNRGFVTSWCPQEEVLNHPSVVGFLTHTGWNSIIESLCAGVPVICWPLFADQPINCSYACIEWGVGMEIDNNVRREEVEKLIRNLMGGEECKKMREKAKHWRKVAEEATVPNGSSSINLDRFINEMFQSNITL